One Acidobacteriota bacterium DNA window includes the following coding sequences:
- a CDS encoding DUF350 domain-containing protein, protein MVLENITGSLTSIVAANQFAMLIPMSQLTEFIVSSLVFAAIGLVVFALAFWIIVKMSPFSVRKEIEEDHNTALSIVIASVIIGIALIISAAIHG, encoded by the coding sequence ATGGTTTTAGAAAATATCACAGGTTCGCTCACATCAATCGTTGCTGCAAATCAGTTCGCAATGCTCATACCGATGAGTCAATTGACCGAATTCATCGTTTCCAGTCTGGTGTTTGCTGCCATCGGATTGGTAGTGTTTGCCCTTGCCTTCTGGATTATCGTCAAGATGTCGCCGTTTTCAGTGCGTAAAGAAATCGAAGAAGACCACAACACGGCGCTATCAATCGTTATCGCCTCAGTCATCATCGGCATCGCACTGATTATCTCAGCCGCCATACACGGCTAA
- a CDS encoding methyltransferase, with the protein MSELTPARIMEVAMGFWPAKVLLSAIELGLFTTLAEKPMTGEDLAEALQLHPRANPDFFDALVALKFLQRDGDGATALYKNTDETARFLNRKSPAFMGGFLEMANERLYRFWGDLTEALKTGQPQNEIKHTGAGVFETLYSDPHRLELFIDAMAGISGGNFQAFAEKFDFSPYQTLCDIGGSSGQLSMIAAARHPHLQCITVDLPVVTEIAKRRIAAAGFADRITAVSVDIFSEPLPRADVITMGMILHDWNLEKKLQLIQAAYDALPEGGAFVVIENLIDDARRENVFGLLMSLNMLIEFGEAFDFTGEDFSRWCKSLGFSRTEVIPLAGPASAGVAYK; encoded by the coding sequence ATGAGTGAATTGACCCCGGCGCGAATTATGGAAGTTGCGATGGGCTTCTGGCCTGCGAAAGTCTTGCTTTCAGCAATCGAGTTAGGGTTGTTTACCACGCTGGCGGAAAAACCCATGACCGGAGAAGATTTGGCTGAGGCGTTGCAATTACATCCGCGCGCCAATCCGGATTTTTTTGATGCGCTGGTAGCGTTGAAATTTTTACAGCGCGATGGCGACGGCGCGACGGCGCTTTATAAAAATACCGATGAAACCGCACGGTTTCTCAATCGTAAAAGCCCAGCCTTTATGGGGGGCTTTCTTGAGATGGCAAATGAACGACTTTACCGGTTCTGGGGCGACCTCACCGAAGCTTTGAAGACCGGGCAACCGCAAAATGAGATTAAACACACGGGCGCCGGTGTGTTTGAAACTCTCTACAGTGACCCGCATCGCCTTGAACTGTTCATTGATGCGATGGCGGGAATCTCCGGCGGGAATTTTCAGGCGTTTGCCGAAAAGTTTGATTTCTCGCCTTACCAAACGCTTTGTGATATTGGCGGGTCGAGCGGACAGCTATCTATGATAGCTGCCGCGCGTCACCCGCATCTGCAATGCATCACGGTTGACCTGCCAGTCGTCACGGAAATTGCTAAACGCCGAATTGCTGCGGCTGGCTTTGCCGACCGCATCACTGCCGTGTCCGTCGATATTTTCAGCGAACCGCTGCCGAGGGCTGATGTCATCACCATGGGAATGATTTTGCATGACTGGAATCTCGAAAAAAAGCTGCAACTCATTCAAGCCGCCTATGACGCGCTGCCTGAAGGCGGGGCATTTGTGGTGATTGAAAACCTCATTGATGATGCGCGGCGGGAAAATGTTTTCGGACTGTTGATGTCGCTCAATATGTTGATTGAATTCGGCGAGGCTTTTGATTTTACCGGTGAAGATTTTTCCCGCTGGTGCAAAAGCCTAGGTTTCAGCCGAACCGAAGTTATTCCGCTTGCCGGCCCGGCAAGCGCCGGTGTGGCTTATAAGTAA
- a CDS encoding DUF4178 domain-containing protein, translating into MAFEASCPSCGGTVAFKTNSAIVVVCDYCNSVIARGDKNLQNLGKVADLADTGSPLDIGLTGVYQGVPFQLTGRAQLGHEAGGVWDEWYAFFADGRWGWLAEAQGKFYMTFQRPIDPRAIPPFEMLQLGHPVPTLPSPVPLVVGEKGVATMLGAKGEIPYQLIPGERYYFADLSGARGEFATLDYSEIPALFFVGREVPYEQLGFPVTARAPEREAQRVAAKKLNCPQCGGPLECRAPDITERIACPNCGSLLDVKDWKFEYFKALKPGRVVPIIPMGAAGNLSGAQFTVIGFLQRSVTFDKKYYWEEYLLYNPQVGYRWLVRSDEHWNFVQPVPLGDILDSGRNVRFGNKNFRIYQDTPATVEYIVGEFYWKVTYGEKVQAADFIAPPLMLSREISVNPSQKGAMTGEVNWSLGTYLNRQDVEKAFGISGLPKPSTIAPNQPFPHKKVYKYWGIFLLLILILLIGFAIAMPSRQVFEQSFALEPIKSLEDSQVRFTEPFALKGGQNVRVSAFSDVANTWVDIQGDIINNDTNESQDFSLPVEYYSGVDDGEAWSEGNKNVNTYLSAMPAGNYVLGLDVRWEKFQQPVTITVKVEQNVFNGGFFIMAGFLLSIIPVIVMIRHFSFSSRRWKDSDFSPYQSSS; encoded by the coding sequence TTGGCATTTGAAGCGTCATGTCCATCGTGCGGCGGTACGGTAGCTTTCAAAACCAATTCGGCAATCGTGGTGGTGTGCGACTATTGCAATTCGGTCATCGCGCGCGGCGATAAAAATTTGCAAAACCTCGGCAAAGTCGCCGACCTTGCCGATACCGGCTCGCCTTTAGACATCGGACTCACAGGCGTCTATCAAGGCGTGCCGTTTCAACTCACGGGACGCGCGCAACTCGGACACGAAGCCGGTGGCGTGTGGGATGAGTGGTACGCTTTTTTTGCCGACGGGCGTTGGGGTTGGCTTGCCGAAGCGCAGGGCAAATTCTATATGACCTTTCAACGCCCGATTGACCCGCGCGCCATTCCGCCTTTTGAAATGTTGCAACTCGGTCATCCGGTTCCTACATTGCCAAGCCCTGTGCCGCTTGTCGTCGGTGAAAAAGGCGTCGCCACCATGCTTGGCGCAAAAGGCGAAATTCCTTACCAACTGATTCCCGGCGAACGTTATTATTTCGCAGACCTGTCGGGCGCGCGCGGTGAATTTGCGACCCTCGATTACAGCGAAATTCCTGCCCTGTTTTTTGTCGGGCGTGAAGTGCCTTATGAACAACTCGGTTTTCCCGTAACCGCGCGCGCTCCTGAACGCGAAGCCCAACGGGTCGCCGCGAAAAAATTGAACTGCCCGCAATGCGGCGGGCCGCTTGAATGTCGCGCGCCGGACATCACCGAACGCATTGCCTGCCCGAATTGCGGTTCACTACTTGATGTCAAAGATTGGAAATTTGAATATTTCAAAGCTCTCAAACCGGGGCGCGTGGTGCCCATCATTCCCATGGGCGCGGCTGGCAATTTAAGCGGCGCGCAGTTTACGGTCATTGGCTTTCTGCAACGCAGCGTCACCTTTGACAAAAAATATTATTGGGAAGAATACCTGCTCTACAATCCGCAGGTCGGTTATCGTTGGCTGGTGAGAAGCGATGAGCACTGGAATTTCGTTCAACCGGTGCCGCTTGGCGACATCCTGGATAGCGGGCGCAATGTGCGATTCGGCAATAAAAATTTTCGCATCTATCAGGATACGCCGGCGACCGTTGAATACATCGTCGGTGAATTTTATTGGAAAGTCACTTACGGCGAAAAAGTTCAAGCCGCCGATTTCATCGCGCCGCCGCTGATGCTGTCGCGGGAAATTTCTGTGAACCCTTCGCAAAAAGGCGCGATGACCGGTGAAGTCAACTGGTCGCTGGGCACTTACCTCAATCGCCAGGATGTCGAAAAAGCCTTTGGCATTTCGGGGCTTCCCAAACCTTCGACGATTGCGCCCAATCAACCGTTCCCGCATAAAAAAGTTTATAAATACTGGGGCATTTTTCTGCTGCTGATTCTGATTTTACTGATAGGCTTTGCGATTGCGATGCCGTCGCGCCAGGTTTTTGAACAATCCTTCGCGCTTGAGCCGATAAAAAGCCTCGAAGATTCACAGGTGCGATTCACCGAACCGTTTGCGCTCAAGGGCGGACAAAATGTCCGGGTGTCGGCTTTTTCGGATGTTGCCAATACCTGGGTCGATATTCAAGGCGACATCATCAACAACGACACCAACGAGAGTCAGGATTTTTCCCTGCCTGTGGAATATTATTCCGGCGTTGATGATGGCGAGGCGTGGAGCGAAGGCAATAAAAATGTGAACACCTATCTTTCGGCAATGCCTGCCGGAAATTATGTGCTGGGGTTGGATGTGCGTTGGGAAAAATTTCAACAACCGGTGACGATTACCGTCAAAGTCGAACAGAATGTGTTTAACGGTGGCTTTTTCATTATGGCGGGATTTCTGCTTTCGATTATTCCGGTGATTGTGATGATCAGGCATTTCAGTTTTTCATCCAGGCGCTGGAAAGATAGTGATTTCAGCCCCTATCAATCGTCTTCATAA